A genomic segment from Colletotrichum higginsianum IMI 349063 chromosome 5, whole genome shotgun sequence encodes:
- a CDS encoding chitin synthase — translation MAMNLPPIGGNSGGAHTQPSLPSLPAHSQSDTQLTAHLASRFHVSLPTARLSSHALISLNTYTSSAKGPDGGKEGSAMGGAEDIADRAWIRLGHRSENQAVVFFLNRGESGSGKSTIRSHLLTAFLGKSSTPLSTKVSLAAYVFDTLTTTKTATTPTASKAGLFYELQYDTATTTNPVLIGAKLLDHRLERSRITDIPTGERNFHILYYLMAGTSAAEKSHLGFETPAGVAQKRWKYLGHPTQLKVGINDAEGFQVFKNALKKLEFPRSEIAEICQVLASILHIGQLEFETTSDTQATGDDSGGFSHEGGQTVTAVKNKDVLGIVAAFLGVGTQDLQTTLSYKTKMIHKERVTVMLDPNGARSHANELARTLYSLLVAYIVESINQRLCAPEESVANTISIIDFPGFAQQAATHSALDQLLNNAACEALYNLTLQNFFDRKADMLENEEVSVAATSYFDNSDAVRGLLKPGNGLLSILDDQTRRNRSDLQFLESLRKRFEGKNPAITPGSANTRLPGSNFYTENTAALFTVKHFAGEVDYPVKDIIEENGEVISGDLLNMINSTKSEFVARLFGQEALRTVTHPKERSTVMQATISSKPTRAPSVMSRKTTRTARNQRRIQQYQQQQDEAAQDELDRLSEGNSQSGSGSKLQASEQGASGQFLASLDNVTKSVADPSTNSYFVFCLKPNDRRIANQFDSKCVRTQVQTFGIAEISQRLRSADFSLFLPFGEFLGLADSDTILVGTERERVELVVEDKHWSSNEVRIGSTGVFLSERCWMEIAQLSDSASATGRYNLPSDAGDGLTPQDTPFAASKERLLSAGNTPLVYGEKGKNGYFGPDGSDARSEAGVSAFGGGDMFKNLDTREQMAERGNEKSLEEVEEFKDSPSRKRWVFMVFLMTWFVPDILIRKLGRMPRKDIRVAWREKLAINMLIWLFCLFAAFFIVVFPKVICPTQHVYSAEELSSNDGKDSNSAYVSIRGVVIDLGAYAPRHYPPYVTVKQLKNYAGKDISSLFPIQVSALCQGKDGSVDPHVTLDYRNTNLTGSAQLTSIDLNFKYHDFRYFTNDSRPDWYYEQMTMLKNLYKKGNVGYSPQYVKTLANKQQNIVMLSGRVYDMTQYLAGGNKMQAKAGESVPDDQSLSRFMDGAVESLFQGKSGTDITELWDNLSMDAALKQRMKTCLDNLFYVGDIDTRNSVRCQFAEYLVLAISIILFVILGFKFLAALQFGGKNMPENLDKFVMCQIPAYTEDEESLRRAIDSAARMHYDDKRKLLVVICDGMIIGQGNDKPTPRIVLDILGVSDTVDPEPLSFESLGEGQKQHNMGKVYSGLYEVQGHIVPFLVVVKIGKPSEVSRPGNRGKRDSQMVIMRFLNRVHYNLAMSPLELEIYHQIRNIIGVNPTFYEFMFQIDADTVVAPDSATRMVAAFLNDTRLIAVCGETALTNAKASFITMIQVYEYWISHNLTKAFESLFGSVTCLPGCFSMYRIRAAESGKPLFVSREVVEAYSTIRVDTLHMKNLLHLGEDRYLTTLLLKYHNKYKTKYTNRAHAWTIAPDSWAVFLSQRRRWINSTVHNLMELIPMSQLCGFCCFSMRFIVFIDLLSTIVQPVVVAYIIYLIVMVAQNPSVMPVTAFIMLAAIYGLQAIIFILRRKWEMIGWMILYILAIPVFSFALPLYSFWHMDDFNWGNTRVIAGEAGKKIVISDEGKFDPSVIPKKKWEEYQAELWDAQTVKEDARSEVSGYSYATKGHAPVSEYGYHSRPGSVAGGYAPPRAPGMGYDQRNTSRMSLAASEMGGNRNSQFGGSQFFSPEDMVGLPSDDALLAEIREILRTADLMTVTKKGIKQELERRFGVPLDAKRQYINSATEALLSGQL, via the exons ATGGCGATGAACCTGCCACCCATCGGTGGGAACAGCGGGGGCGCCCATACTCAACCTTCCCTACCCTCGTTGCCTGCACATTCACAATCGGACACGCAGTTGACGGCACACTTGGCCAGTCGTTTCCATGTGTCGCTGCCAACCGCCCGCCTTTCGTCTCACGCCCTTATATCTCTCAACACATATACATCGTCCGCCAAGGGACCTGATGGCGGCAAGGAGGGGAGCGCCATGGGCGGCGCTGAAGATATCGCGGACCGGGCCTGGATCAGATTGGGACACAGATCTGAAAACCAGGCCGTCGTTTTTTT CTTGAATAGGGGCGAATCCGGCTCAGGAAAGTCAACAATCCGATCCCACCTCTTGACCGCGTTCCTCGGCAAGTCGTCCACTCCTCTCTCCACCAAGGTTTCTTTGGCTGCCTACGTCTTCGACACCTTGACCACGACAAAGACCGCTACTACTCCCACAGCCTCCAAGGCAGGACTGTTTTATGAGCTGCAATATGACACGGCCACTACCACCAACCCCGTTCTCATTGGTGCCAAGCTCCTCGACCACAGACTCGAGCGGAGCCGTATCACGGATATCCCGACGGGAGAACGCAACTTCCACATTTTGTACTACTTGATGGCCGGCACCAGCGCGGCGGAAAAGTCCCATCTTGGCTTCGAGACGCCGGCGGGTGTTGCGCAGAAGAGATGGAAATACCTGGGTCATCCCACCCAACTCAAGGTCGGCATCAACGATGCCGAGGGCTTTCAGGTCTTCAAGAACGCCCTCAAGAAGCTGGAGTTCCCCCGTAGCGAGATTGCCGAGATCTGCCAGGTTCTTGCCAGCATCCTACACATCGGCCAGCTCGAGTTCGAGACCACGTCCGATACCCAAGCCaccggcgacgacagcggcggTTTCTCTCATGAGGGCGGCCAGACCGTGACGGCTGTGAAAAACAAGGACGTTCTCGGCATCGTTGCTGCTTTCCTGGGTGTCGGCACCCAGGACCTGCAGACCACTTTGTCTTACAAGACCAAGATGATCCACAAGGAGAGAGTCACCGTCATGCTGGACCCCAACGGCGCCCGCTCGCATGCCAACGAGCTCGCCCGCACACTCTACTCACTCTTGGTTGCTTACATCGTGGAGTCCATCAACCAGAGACTATGCGCCCCGGAAGAGAGCGTGGCCAATaccatctccatcatcgaCTTCCCCGGATTCGCTCAGCAGGCCGCCACCCACTCGGCGCTCGACCAGCTGCTCAACAACGCCGCCTGCGAGGCTCTGTACAATCTGACTCTGCAGAACTTTTTCGACCGCAAAGCAGACATGTTGGAGAATGAAGAGGTCAGCGTCGCGGCCACAAGCTACTTTGACAACTCGGACGCTGTCCGTGGTCTCCTCAAGCCCGGAAATGGCCTGCTCAGCATCCTGGACGATCAGACCAGGAGAAACCGCAGCGACCTGCAGTTCCTCGAGAGTCTCCGCAAGCGGTTCGAGGGGAAGAACCCGGCCATCACCCCCGGCTCGGCCAACACCAGGCTCCCGGGAAGCAACTTCTACACCGAGAACACTGCAGCCTTGTTCACTGTCAAGCACTTTGCTGGTGAGGTCGACTACCCCGTCAAGGATATCATCGAGGAGAACGGCGAGGTCATCTCTGGTGACCTGCTCAACATGATCAACTCCACCAAGAGTGAGTTCGTAGCCAGGCTCTTTGGTCAGGAAGCCCTGAGGACTGTCACGCACCCGAAGGAGCGGTCGACTGTCATGCAGGCTACCATCAGCTCCAAGCCTACGAGGGCGCCCAGTGTGATGTCTCGCAAGACCACCAGGACCGCCCGCAATCAGCGCAGGATCCAGCAgtatcagcagcagcaggacgaggccgctcaggacgagctcgaccgGCTCAGTGAGGGCAATTCGCAGTCCGGCAGCGGCTCCAAGCTGCAGGCGTCCGAGCAGGGCGCGTCCGGCCAGTTCCTCGCGTCCCTGGACAACGTCACTAAGTCCGTCGCCGACCCGAGCACCAACTCATACTTTGTCTTTTGCTTGAAGCCCAACGACAGACGTATCGCCAACCAGTTCGACAGCAAGTGCGTCCGCACCCAGGTGCAGACCTTTGGCATTGCTGAGATCAGCCAGCGCCTACGTTCGGCCGACTTTAGTCTTTTCCTGCCCTTTGGTGAGTTCCTTGGTCTCGCCGACTCGGAcaccatcctcgtcggcacGGAGCGGGAGCGCGTCGAGCTCGTTGTCGAGGACAAACACTGGTCCAGTAATGAGGTCAGAATCGGCTCTACTGGTGTCTTCCTCAGTGAGCGTTGCTGGATGGAGATCGCCCAGCTGTCCGACAGTGCGTCTGCCACCGGACGCTACAACCTGCCGTCTGATGCCGGTGATGGCCTTACCCCTCAGGATACCCCGttcgccgcctccaaggaGCGCCTGCTTTCTGCCGGCAACACTCCCCTTGTATACGgcgagaagggcaagaacGGCTACTTTGGCCCCGATGGGTCTGACGCTCGCTCAGAAGCCGGCGTGTCGGCGTTTGGCGGTGGCGACATGTTCAAGAACCTTGACACCAGAGAGCAGATGGCAGAGCGCGGAAACGAGAAGAGcctggaggaggtcgaggagttCAAGGATAGTCCTAGCCGTAAGCGGTGGGTCTTCATGGTCTTCCTTATGACCTGGTTCGTTCCGGACATTCTCATCCGCAAGCTGGGCCGCATGCCTCGCAAGGATATCCGTGTGGCGTGGAGAGAGAAGCTGGCCATCAACATGCTGATCTGGCTGTTCTGTCTGTTCGCGGCCTTCTTCATTGTCGTCTTCCCCAAGGTTATCTGTCCCACCCAACACGTCTATAGTGCAGAGGAACTGAGTTCCAACGATGGCAAGGACTCTAACTCTGCCTACGTTTCAATTCGCGGTGTTGTCATCGACCTAGGCGCGTACGCTCCTCGACACTACCCGCCCTACGTTACGGTCAAGCAGCTGAAGAACTACGCTGGCAAAGACATCAGCTCTCTGTTCCCTATCCAGGTCAGCGCTCTTTGCCAAGGCAAGGACGGCTCCGTCGATCCCCATGTCACCCTAGACTATCGCAACACCAACCTCACGGGCTCTGCACAGCTTACGTCGATCGACCTGAACTTCAAGTACCACGACTTCCGCTACTTCACCAATGACAGCCGTCCGGACTGGTACTACGAGCAGATGACCATGCTTAAGAACTTGTACAAGAAGGGCAACGTCGGCTACTCGCCTCAGTACGTCAAGACGCTCGCCAACAAGCAGCAGAATATTGTCATGTTGAGTGGCCGCGTGTATGACATGACACAGTACTTGGCCGGCGGTAATAAGATGCAGGCCAAGGCTGGTGAGTCGGTTCCCGACGACCAGTCTCTGTCTCGGTTCATGGATGGCGCGGTGGAGTCGTTGTTCCAGGGCAAATCGGGTACCGATATCACGGAGCTATGGGACAATCTCTCAATGGATGCCGCCTTGAAGCAGCGCATGAAGACGTGTCTCGACAACCTCTTCTACGTCGGCGACATCGACACGCGTAACTCGGTTCGCTGCCAGTTTGCCGAGTACTTGGTTCTCGCCATATCTATCATTCTGTTTGTCATTCTAGGATTCAAGTTCCTGGCCGCGCTGCAATTCGGTGGCAAGAACATGCCCGAGAACCTCGACAAGTTCGTCATGTGTCAGATCCCCGCCTACACGGAAGACGAGGAGTCTCTCCGCCGTGCCATTGACTCCGCCGCCAGAATGCACTACGACGATAAGCGCAAGCTGCTCGTTGTCATCTGCGACGGCATGATTATCGGACAGGGCAACGACAAGCCGACCCCTCGCATCGTTCTTGACATTCTCGGTGTTTCCGATACCGTCGATCCCGAGCCCCTAAGCTTCGAATCGCTCGGTGAAGGTCAAAAGCAACACAACATGGGCAAGGTGTACTCCGGTCTCTACGAAGTACAAGGCCACATCGTACCCTTCCTGGTCGTTGTCAAGATCGGCAAGCCGTCCGAAGTGTCCCGTCCCGGCAACCGTGGCAAGCGTGACTCCCAAATGGTCATCATGCGCTTCCTCAACCGCGTTCACTACAACCTGGCTATGAGTCCTCTCGAGCTCGAAATCTACCACCAGATCCGCAACATCATCGGTGTCAACCCAACCTTTTACGAGTTCATGTTCCAGATTGATGCCGATACAGTCGTAGCCCCTGACTCCGCTACTCGTATGGTGGCTGCGTTCCTCAACGACACCCGCCTCATTGCAGTGTGCGGCGAGACGGCGTTGACCAACGCCAAGGCCTCGTTCATCACGATGATTCAGGTGTACGAGTACTGGATTTCCCACAACCTAACCAAGGCCTTTGAGAGTCTGTTTGGCAGCGTCACCTGTTTACCCGGTTGTTTCTCCATGTACCGCATCCGTGCTGCTGAGAGCGGAAAGCCTCTGTTTGTCAGTCGcgaagtcgtcgaggcctATTCGACGATCCGTGTCGATACCCTGCACATGAAGAACCTGCTCCACTTGGGCGAGGATCGATATCTGACGACGCTGCTCCTCAAGTACCACAACAAGTACAAGACTAAGTACACCAACAGGGCGCACGCCTGGACAATCGCACCGGACTCTTGggccgtcttcctctcgCAGAGACGCCGCTGGATCAACTCGACCGTTCACAACCTCATGGAGCTCATTCCCATGTCCCAGCTCTGCGGTTTCTGCTGCTTCTCTATGCGCTTCATCGTGTTTATCGACTTGCTGTCCACGATTGTCCAGCCTGTTGTTGTCGCTTACATCATCTACCTCATCGTCATGGTCGCACAGAACCCATCCGTTATGCCAGTCACGGCTTTTATTATGCTCGCTGCTATCTACGGCCTGCAGGCCATCATTTTCATCCTTCGACGCAAATGGGAAATGATTGGCTGGATGATTCTGTACATTCTGGCCATCCCTGTCTTCAGTTTCGCCCTGCCGCTGTACTCTTTCTGGCACATGGACGACTTCAACTGGGGTAACACGCGTGTCATTGCTGGTGAGGCAGGTAAGAAGATTGTCATTTCTGACGAGGGCAAGTTCGACCCCTCCGTCATCCCCAAGAAGAAGTGGGAGGAGTATCAGGCCGAGCTTTGGGACGCTCAGACCGTCAAGGAGGACGCTCGCTCCGAGGTTTCCGGTTACAGCTACGCGACCAAGGGCCATGCCCCGGTCTCTGAGTACGGCTACCACAGCCGTCCGGGCTCTGTCGCCGGCGGATACGCGCCCCCAAGGGCCCCCGGAATGGGCTACGACCAACGCAACACGTCACGCATGTCCCTCGCTGCCTCGGAGATGGGCGGCAACCGCAACAGCCAATTTGGCGGCTCTCAGTTCTTCTCCCCCGAGGACATGGTCGGCCTTCCCAGCGACGACGCGCTACTTGCCGAAATCCGCGAGATTTTGCGGACCGCCGACCTGATGACGGTGACGAAGAAGGGCATCAAGCAGGAGCTGGAACGTCGCTTCGGTGTTCCCCTCGATGCCAAGCGGCAGTACATCAACAGCG CAACGGAGGCACTCCTGTCTGGCCAATTGTAA
- a CDS encoding Ubiquitin-activating enzyme e1 1, translating into MAVSLSPTPSPLELLIRDSVPRSAGNVPTTCSHYVANPSFSLQDKKLPEVDLVTRMQVDDSVVGLTEIDESLYSRQLYVLGHEAMKRMGASNILIVGLKGLGVEIAKNIALAGVKSLTLYDPGLVALADLSSQFFLRPEDVGKPRDEITAPRVAELNAYTPVKVHQSSNLGENLSQFDKYQVVVLTSLPLKLQTLIGDYCHSKGIYVVAADTFGLFGSIFCDFGDNFTVIDPTGETPLSGIVAGIDEEGVVSALDETRHGLEDGDFVTFSEVEGMEGLNGGEPRKITVKGPYTFSIGDVSGLGQYKRGGLYQQVKMPKTINFKSITAAIKEPEFIVSDFAKFDRPQQLHLGFQALHAFVESQGRFPNPLDDADATVILRSAEAFAKAEGVEVEFDEKLLKELSYQALGDLNPMAALFGGIAAQEILKAVSGKFQPIQQWMYFDSLESLPTSTPRTAELCKPLGSRYDGQIVVFGRDYQEKIGNLRQFLVGAGAIGCEMLKNWAMIGLGTGPKGKITVTDMDSIEKSNLNRQFLFRPKDVGKMKSDCAAEAVQAMNPDLNGHIVCLKDRVSPETEETFNEEFWNDLDGVTNALDNVEARTYVDRRCVFFRKPLLESGTLGTKGNTQVVLPHLTESYSSSQDPPEKEFPMCTVKSFPNKIEHTIAWSKDHMFENLFITSPSTVNLYLTQPNYVESTLKQGGSAKLTLETLRDYLTTDRPRTFEDCIAWARILFEKEFNNKIQQLLYNFPKDSVTSSGTPFWSGPKRAPEPLKFNPNDPTHFAFIVSAANLHAFNYNIKSPGTSKDIYLRELENVIVPEFSPAEGVKIQANENDPDPNAEAGQTSSFDDNDELQNIISSLPSPNELAGFQLQPVDFEKDDDSNHHIDFITACSNLRAANYKIEQADRHKTKFIAGKIIPAIATTTALVTGLVILELYKVIDGKQDLEQYKNGFINLALPFFGFSEPIASPKVEFKGPNGIVKLDKIWDRFEVADITLKELLEHFEKQGLTISMLSSGVSLLYASFFPPAKLKDRQNLKLSQLVETVSKKPVPAHQKEVIFEMVAEDVDGEDVEVPQFVRVFSSTAVTRQAFLRTPLTPPKGLAQKQQIRMTSKVTDWVKPGDTSGEFKRQQSSFRNWISREQGAKFPPEKGRYHLYVSYAWKPQKTQACRTLITRKLKGLEDIISYSVVHWHLGEKGWRFVTEKDKDIPGDNVIPDPVPGHEDFRHLRDLYFESEPEYNGRFTVPVLYDTKGKTIVSNESSEIIRMLYTEFDDLVDKKYQQVDLYPEALRVQIDETNEWTYDKINNGVYKSGFATTQEAYERNVVALFEALDKAEAQLKSVHEKGPYYFGKDITEADIRLFVTIIRFDPVYVQHFKCNIRDIRSGYPYIHKWMRNLYWNVPAFKDTTQFEHIKWHYTKSHTQINPFSISPVGPLPDILPLDQEVAAVSIKL; encoded by the exons ATGGCCGTAAGTCTCTCGCCGACTCCCTCGCCCCTTGAGCTGCTGATCCGGGACAGCGTACCCCGCAGCGCCGGCAACGTACCTACCACCTGTTCGCATTACGTCGCTAACCCGTCTTTCTCTCTACAGGACAAAAAGCTCCCGGAGGTTGACCTGGTGACCCGAATGCAGGTCGATGATTCTGTCGTTGGCCTCACCGAGATCGATGAGTCCCTCTACAGTCGCCAGCTCTATGTTCTGGGCCACGAGGCCATGAAGCGCATGGGCGCTTCCAACATCCTCATCGTTGGTCTTAAGGGTCTGGGTGTTGAGATCGCAAAGAATATTGCactcgccggcgtcaagaGTCTGACTCTCTACGATCCCGGTCtggtcgccctcgccgacttGTCTTCACAGTTCTTCCTTCGTCCCGAGGATGTTGGCAAGCCGAGGGACGAGATCACGGCCCCGCGTGTCGCCGAGCTGAACGCATACACGCCGGTCAAAGTCCACCAGTCATCAAA CTTGGGCGAGAACCTTTCGCAGTTCGACAAGTatcaggtcgtcgtccttACCAGCCTGCCATTGAAGCTTCAGACACTCATTGGCGACTACTGCCACTCGAAGGGCAtctacgtcgtcgccgccgacacgTTTGGCCTGTTTGGCTCGATTTTTTGTGATTTCGGCGATAACTTCACCGTTATCGACCCGACCGGCGAGACTCCCTTGAGCGGTATTGTTGCTGGCATTGACGAGGAGGGTGTCGTGTCGGCACTTGACGAGACTCGTCACGGTCTTGAGGACGGCGACTTTGTCACATTTTCCGAAGTCGAGGGCATGGAGGGTCTGAACGGCGGCGAGCCTCGCAAGATCACCGTCAAGGGCCCCTACACTTTCTCGATTGGCGACGTTTCGGGCCTTGGCCAGTACAAGCGTGGAGGCCTGTACCAGCAGGTCAAGATGCCCAAGACGATCAATTTCAAGAGCATCACCGCCGCTATCAAGGAGCCAGAGTTTATCGTGTCAGACTTTGCCAAGTTTGACCGCCCGCAGCAGCTGCACCTTGGTTTCCAGGCTCTACACGCCTTCGTCGAGAGTCAGGGCCGTTTCCCCAACCCCTTggacgatgccgatgccACCGTTATCCTCCGCTCGGCAGAGGCGTTCGCCAAGGCAGAGGGCGTAGAGGTCGAATTCGACGAGAAGCTTCTTAAGGAGCTGAGTTACCAAGCGCTTGGTGACCTGAACCCGATGGCCGCCTTGTTCGGTGGCATCGCGGCCCAAGAGATCCTCAAGGCCGTCTCTGGCAAGTTTCAGCCCATTCAACAGTGGATGTACTTTGACTCGCTCGAGTCCCTCCCGACCAGTACACCTCGTACTGCCGAACTGTGCAAGCCCCTGGGCAGCAGATACGATGGCCAGATTGTGGTTTTTGGCCGCGACTACCAGGAGAAGATCGGCAATCTCCGGCAATTCCTTGTCGGTGCCGGTGCTATTGGCTGTGAGATGCTCAAGAACTGGGCCATGATCGGTCTTGGCACCGGCCCCAAGGGCAAGATTACTGTCACCGACATGGACTCGATCGAGAAGAGTAACCTCAACCGTCAGTTCTTGTTCCGACCAAAGGACGTAGGTAAGATGAAGAGCGACTGCGCTGCTGAGGCCGTGCAAGCGATGAACCCCGACCTCAACGGTCATATCGTTTGCCTCAAGGACCGTGTCAGCCCTGAGACGGAGGAGACATTTAATGAAGAATTCTGGAACGACCTGGACGGTGTTACCAATGCGCTGGACAATGTCGAGGCTCGTACGTATGTCGACCGCCGCTGCGTGTTTTTCCGCAAGCCCCTTCTCGAGAGCGGCACGCTCGGAACCAAGGGCAACACTCAAGTTGTCCTTCCCCACCTCACCGAATCGTACTCGTCTTCGCAGGACCCCCCTGAGAAGGAGTTTCCGATGTGCACGGTGAAGAGCTTCCCGAACAAGATTGAGCACACTATCGCGTGGTCCAAGGACCACATGTTCGAGAACCTCTTCATCACGTCTCCCTCGACAGTCAACCTGTACTTGACACAGCCCAACTACGTCGAGAGCACATTGAAGCagggcggcagcgccaaGCTGACGTTGGAGACGCTCCGCGACTACCTCACCACGGACCGCCCGCGTACGTTCGAGGACTGCATCGCGTGGGCGCGGATCTTGTTTGAGAAGGAGTTCAACAATAAGATCCAGCAGCTGCTGTACAACTTCCCCAAGGATTCGGTAACCAGCAGCGGCACACCCTTTTGGTCCGGTCCCAAACGCGCCCCTGAGCCGCTTAAGTTCAACCCTAACGACCCTACCCACTTTGCCTTCATCGTATCGGCCGCGAACCTGCACGCCTTCAACTATAACATCAAGTCTCCCGGCACCTCCAAGGACATTTATCTGCGTGAGCTCGAGAACGTCATTGTGCCAGAATTCTCGCCCGCGGAGGGCGTCAAGATCCAGGCGAACGAAAACGATCCT GATCCGAACGCTGAGGCTGGCCAGACCAGCTCGtttgacgacaacgacgagcTGCAGAACATCATTTCGAGCCTGCCTTCGCCCAACGAGCTTGCTGGCTTCCAGCTGCAGCCCGTGGACTTTGAAAAGGACGACGACTCAAACCACCACATCGACTTCATCACGGCCTGTAGCAACTTGCGCGCTGCCAACTACAAGATTGAGCAGGCTGACCGCCACAAGACCAAGTTCATCGCCGGAAAGATCATCCCTGCCAttgcgacgacgacggcgctcgTAACGGGTCTGGTGATCTTGGAGTTGTACAAGGTTATTGACGGCAAGCAAGATTTGGAACAGTACAAGAACGGCTTCATCAACCTCGCGCTGCCCTTCTTTGGCTTCAGCGAGCCGATTGCTAGCCCTAAGGTGGAATTCAAGGGCCCCAACGGCATCGTCAAGTTGGACAAGATCTGGGACCGTTTCGAGGTGGCCGATATCACGCTTAAGGAGCTTCTGGAGCACTTTGAGAAGCAGGGTCTCACCATTTCGATGCTCAGCTCCGGTGTTAGCTTGCTGTACGCCAGCTTCTTCCCGCCGGCCAAGCTCAAGGACCGCCAGAACCTCAAGCTGAGCCAGCTCGTAGAGACGGTTTCCAAGAAGCCGGTCCCAGCCCACCAGAAGGAGGTCATTTTTGAGATGGttgccgaggatgtcgacggcgaagacgttGAGGTCCC CCAATTCGTCCGCGTGTTCTCGTCCACCGCTGTCACCAGGCAAGCATTCCTACGTACACCCCTTACCCCGCCCAAGGGTCTCGCTCAGAAACAGCAAATCAGAATG ACCAGCAAAGTCACCGACTGGGTCAAACCCGGCGACACGTCGGGCGAGTTCAAGCGCCAGCAAAGCTCGTTCCGAAACTGGATCTCGCGCGAGCAGGGAGCAAAGTTCCCCCCCGAGAAGGGCCGCTACCATCTCTACGTCAGCTACGCCT GGAAACCCCAAAAAACACAGGCCTGCCGCACGTTGATCACACGCAAGCtcaagggcctcgaggacatCATCAGCTATTCCGTGGTCCACTGGCACCTCGGCGAGAAGG GGTGGCGCTTCGTTACCGAGAAGGATAAGGACATCCCCGGCGACAACGTGATCCCTGATCCCGTCCCGGGCCACGAGGACTTCAGGCACCTCCGCGACCTGTACTTCGAGTCAGAGCCGGAATACAACGGCCGCTTCACCGTGCCTGTCCTGTACGACACCAAAGGCAAGACCATTGTCAGCAACGAGAGCAGCGAGATCATCCGCATGCTCTACACTGAG TTTGACGACCTCGTGGACAAAAAGTATCAACAGGTCGACCTCTACCCCGAGGCCCTGCGCGTCCAGATTGACGAGACCAACGAGTGGACGTACGACAAGATCAACAACGGCGTGTACAAGTCCGGCTTCGCCACGACGCAGGAGGCTTACGAGCGTAACGTCGTCGCTCTtttcgaggccctcgacaaggccgaggcgcAGCTCAAGTCCGTACACGAAAAAGGCCCGTACTACTTTGGCAAAGACATTACCGAGGCCGATATCAGACT CTTCGTCACAATTATCCGATTTGAT CCCGTCTACGTGCAGCACTTCAAGTGCAACATCCGCGACATCCGCTCCGGATATCCCTACATCCACAAGTGGATGCGCAACCTGTACTGGAACGTGCCGGCCTTCAAGGACACGACGCAGTTCGAACACATCAAGTGGCATTACACCAAAAGCCACACGCAAATCAACCCCTTTTCCATCAGCCCCGTCGGCCCTCTGCCCGACATCCTGCCGTTGGACCAGGAGGTGGCGGCCGTCAGCATCAAGTTGTGA
- a CDS encoding Peptidyl-prolyl cis-trans isomerase, translating to MGVTKTTHNEGSGAIPKPGQTVTIEYTGYLKDTSKPDNKGSKFDSSVGRGDFVTRIGVGQVIKGWDEGVTQMKVGEKATLDITSDYAYGERGFTGHIPPNADLIFDVHLKNVN from the exons ATGGGTGTTACTAAGACCACTCACAACGAGGGCTCCGGCGCCATCCCTAAGCCTGGCCAGACCGTCACCATTGAGTACACCGGTTACCTCAAGGACACTTCCAAGCCCGACAACAAGGGCAGCAA GTTCGACTCTTCGGTCGGCCGCGGCGACTTCGTCACCCGCATTGGTGTCGGCCAGGTTATCAAGG GCTGGGATGAGGGCGTCACCCAGATGAAGGTTGGCGAGAAGGCCACCCTCGACATCACCAG CGACTACGCCTACGGCGAGCG CGGCTTCACCGGCCACATTCCCCCTAACGCTGACCTCATCTT CGACGTCCACCTGAAGAACGTCAACTAA